The Desertifilum tharense IPPAS B-1220 genome includes a region encoding these proteins:
- a CDS encoding ATP-binding sensor histidine kinase: MSAPSIRLANYDITEQIYAGSRTLVYRAVCQTDRTPAIIKLLKHEQPSFNELVQFRNQYTITQNLNIPGIVQPWSLEPYCNGYALVMEDFGGISLQQLTQGRSLPVEQFFAIALQLADILHQLHQCRVIHKDLKPANILIHPETQQVKLIDFSIASLLPRETQEIQSPNVLEGTLSYLSPEQTGRMNRGIDYRSDFYSLGVTFFELLTGQLPFQSHDPMELVHCHLAKQPPSACDVNPELPLMLGEIICKLMAKNAENRYQSALGLKYDLMQCQQTGQSGDKSTRFELGQRDVSDRFLISEKLYGREQEVETLLEAFGRVANGASELLLVAGFSGIGKTAVVNEVHKPITRQNGYFIKGKYDQFNRNIPFSAFVQAFRSLMGQILSASDIELARWKEEILATVGENGQVLIEVIPELEYIIGSQPPVIELVGSASQNRFNLLFGKFIQIFTKKEHPLAIFLDDLQWADSASLNLLKLLMSESETGYLLVLGAYRDNEVFPAHPLMLTLNEIRQQGVNLNTIMLAALNESDITCLIADTLQCSNNIAAPLSHLIYQKTQGNPFFTIQFLYGLYEEECIIFNPSSGYWQCDLTQVRQLALTDDVVEFTIRRLQRLPEATQQVLKLAACIGNRFDLETLAVVCEATPESVAADLWRSLQDGLVIPENSTYKFFQGKGHDVEAVDNITVSYLFLHDRVQQAAYSLIPETLRQATHYQIGKLLLANVSPEEQGSKIFAIVNHLNEGFVLHQSQEERSELLQLNLIAGRRAKESTAYGVAVNYFTVAKSLLPDDSWQQCYEKTLDVYFNLAEVKYLSGDFQSSLVIIETISSFARQQVERAEAFNLAILMFTLQGQYLQALEYGQKALSCLNFDLSEIDLPEKLESYQREIELKLGNRPIEQLVDEPEATDPEKRLIIKILNNLIVPVYVLQKGELYFIVALSMVSVSLNFGVVAESGNGFSAYGMYLGFYQRNYQSGYEFGVLAESLAKRFKQAENLCKACYMLGNNLLSWVRPLRCSVPIFDRGLVAGLQSGEMVFSGNLLMYKLLNPFYAGESLLEIQQNLPEYLEFCAKKLNYQLPVDVLSGLNMALAELTASGAENLPTEQQHLEVCKNNNSDYAICHYLLLKTKILCFYGRYEEALKSAQGAEELVGTIIGKYQVAAINFYQSIALAEYCRVHALGLDNSYIQKVKSNQAQLSLWAASCPENFAHKYDLVNALLSVLSGQKTEAIELFDSAITGAEINGYLQEKALASELAGKFCLEWGKQKFAAGYIQEAYYCYEKWGAKAKIIELEKCYPQLLTLILQPTRSTLSINETIIPLVTANSTTEATSSSSVSDTLDLTAVLKAFHTISSEIEFEKLLSSLLKIIIENAGADKCVLMLWRDSHLLIKGSITQETQPVVLQNIRVEESQNIPHKLIYKVKHSHQTVVLMDATADPILANDPYIVRQQPQSILCSPILHQRKLMGILYLENSLIRGAFTSDRVEILNLICAQAAISLENARLYESAQEYAQKLEQALTNLQNAQLHIVQSEKMSALGNLVAGIAHEMNNPLGFISATLQQTKPNLADLTEHLKLYQAALEKPGEQIQDHAEEVDLEYLLADLPKTIDAMVMACDRLKNISTSLRIFSRADKDYKVQFNIHEGIDSTILILKHRLKANEHRPAIEVITNYGNLPLVNCFPGQLNQVFMNVLANAIDALEEINIGKSFAEIQTNSNRITITTSIIDRQSVKISIADNGKGMSAEVKEKIFDHLFTTKAVGKGTGLGLAIARQIVVERHGGSIEVQSEVNQGTEFSIRLPIQG; encoded by the coding sequence AAACCTGCCAACATTCTGATTCACCCTGAAACGCAACAGGTAAAGCTGATTGACTTCTCGATCGCCTCGCTGTTACCCAGAGAAACCCAGGAGATTCAGAGTCCCAATGTGCTAGAAGGAACGCTGAGTTACCTGTCGCCGGAGCAGACTGGACGGATGAACCGGGGTATTGACTATCGCAGTGATTTCTATTCGTTAGGTGTGACGTTTTTTGAACTGCTGACCGGGCAATTGCCGTTTCAGTCTCACGATCCAATGGAGTTAGTACACTGTCATCTAGCTAAACAGCCGCCCTCAGCCTGCGATGTCAACCCTGAGTTGCCGTTGATGTTGGGCGAAATCATCTGTAAGCTGATGGCAAAGAATGCAGAAAACCGTTACCAGAGTGCATTAGGACTGAAGTATGACCTGATGCAATGCCAGCAAACAGGGCAATCTGGTGACAAATCCACCAGGTTTGAGTTAGGACAACGTGATGTGTCCGATCGCTTTCTCATTTCCGAAAAGCTCTATGGACGAGAACAGGAAGTCGAAACGCTGCTGGAGGCATTTGGACGAGTTGCCAACGGTGCTTCTGAACTGTTGCTGGTGGCTGGTTTTTCTGGGATTGGCAAAACTGCGGTAGTGAATGAAGTCCACAAACCTATCACCCGACAGAACGGCTATTTCATCAAAGGGAAGTACGATCAGTTCAATCGCAATATTCCGTTTTCAGCCTTTGTCCAAGCTTTTCGCAGCTTGATGGGACAAATTCTCAGCGCATCGGATATAGAACTCGCTCGCTGGAAGGAGGAAATCCTGGCTACTGTTGGTGAAAACGGACAAGTTCTGATTGAAGTCATTCCCGAACTAGAATACATCATTGGTTCTCAACCCCCGGTAATTGAGCTAGTGGGTAGTGCGTCTCAGAATCGATTTAATCTGTTGTTTGGCAAATTTATTCAGATATTTACGAAAAAAGAACATCCCTTAGCAATCTTTCTCGATGATTTACAATGGGCTGATTCTGCTTCTTTGAATCTTTTGAAATTGTTGATGAGCGAGTCAGAAACAGGCTATCTCCTCGTCCTCGGAGCTTATCGGGATAATGAAGTTTTTCCAGCCCATCCGCTGATGCTAACCCTAAATGAGATTAGACAACAAGGTGTCAATCTCAATACCATCATGTTAGCTGCTTTGAATGAATCAGATATTACCTGTTTAATTGCCGATACATTGCAATGTTCCAATAATATCGCTGCGCCACTTTCGCACTTAATCTATCAAAAAACTCAGGGAAATCCATTTTTCACCATTCAGTTTTTGTACGGACTGTACGAGGAAGAATGTATTATTTTCAATCCTTCCTCCGGCTATTGGCAGTGCGATTTAACCCAGGTGAGACAGTTAGCGCTGACGGATGATGTTGTGGAATTTACGATCCGACGATTGCAGAGGCTACCAGAAGCAACACAGCAAGTATTAAAGCTAGCAGCTTGCATTGGCAATCGATTTGATTTAGAAACATTGGCAGTAGTCTGTGAAGCTACTCCAGAGAGTGTAGCAGCAGACTTATGGCGATCGCTGCAAGACGGGTTAGTGATTCCCGAAAACTCCACCTACAAGTTTTTCCAAGGAAAGGGACATGATGTAGAGGCGGTTGATAATATTACTGTTAGTTATCTGTTTCTTCATGACCGAGTGCAGCAAGCTGCTTACTCTCTGATTCCTGAGACTTTGAGACAAGCAACCCACTACCAAATTGGTAAACTTCTGTTGGCTAATGTTTCGCCAGAAGAACAAGGGAGCAAAATTTTTGCGATCGTCAATCACTTAAATGAGGGCTTTGTACTGCATCAAAGCCAAGAAGAACGTTCAGAACTGTTACAACTAAACTTGATTGCCGGGAGAAGGGCCAAAGAATCTACTGCCTATGGAGTTGCTGTTAACTATTTTACAGTCGCTAAAAGCTTGTTACCTGACGATAGTTGGCAGCAATGTTATGAGAAGACCTTAGATGTTTATTTTAATCTCGCAGAAGTCAAATATTTGTCTGGAGATTTTCAATCTTCTCTCGTCATAATTGAAACAATTTCTAGCTTTGCCAGACAACAGGTTGAAAGGGCTGAAGCGTTTAACCTTGCAATTTTGATGTTCACATTGCAAGGTCAGTATCTCCAAGCCCTTGAGTATGGACAAAAAGCCTTGTCTTGCTTGAATTTTGATTTATCAGAAATAGACTTACCAGAGAAACTTGAATCTTACCAACGTGAGATTGAATTGAAATTAGGCAATCGCCCAATAGAGCAGCTAGTTGATGAACCAGAGGCCACCGATCCAGAAAAACGCCTGATTATCAAAATCTTAAATAATTTAATCGTACCCGTTTATGTTCTTCAAAAGGGAGAGCTATACTTTATCGTCGCCTTATCGATGGTTTCAGTATCTCTCAATTTTGGTGTAGTAGCTGAATCAGGAAACGGATTTTCAGCCTACGGAATGTATCTCGGATTTTATCAGAGAAATTATCAATCTGGTTATGAATTTGGAGTCCTGGCAGAAAGTTTAGCCAAACGATTTAAGCAAGCAGAAAATCTATGTAAAGCTTGCTATATGCTGGGGAATAATCTGCTTTCCTGGGTGCGTCCCTTGCGTTGCTCCGTGCCTATTTTCGACCGAGGATTAGTGGCTGGACTACAGTCTGGGGAGATGGTTTTCTCTGGTAATCTTTTGATGTACAAGCTGCTCAATCCATTTTATGCAGGAGAAAGCCTATTAGAAATTCAGCAAAATCTTCCTGAATATTTAGAATTTTGTGCCAAGAAACTTAACTATCAGTTGCCTGTAGATGTGCTGTCTGGATTAAACATGGCGCTTGCCGAACTTACAGCTAGTGGTGCTGAAAATCTCCCGACTGAGCAGCAGCACCTTGAAGTATGCAAGAACAACAACAGTGATTATGCAATTTGCCACTATTTGCTCCTAAAAACAAAGATTTTGTGTTTTTACGGGCGCTATGAAGAGGCATTAAAATCGGCTCAAGGGGCTGAAGAACTCGTGGGTACAATTATTGGGAAATATCAGGTTGCAGCTATCAATTTTTATCAATCGATTGCTCTAGCTGAATACTGCCGGGTTCATGCTCTAGGTTTAGACAATAGTTACATCCAAAAAGTTAAATCAAACCAAGCACAACTGAGTCTATGGGCCGCAAGTTGTCCTGAAAACTTTGCTCATAAGTACGATCTCGTGAATGCCCTTCTAAGCGTTTTATCAGGACAGAAAACAGAAGCTATTGAACTATTTGATAGCGCGATTACTGGGGCTGAAATCAATGGCTACCTTCAAGAAAAAGCTTTAGCAAGCGAACTTGCAGGCAAATTTTGTCTTGAATGGGGCAAACAGAAATTTGCCGCAGGCTATATACAAGAAGCCTACTATTGTTACGAAAAATGGGGTGCAAAAGCCAAAATTATCGAGTTAGAAAAATGCTATCCCCAACTCCTGACTCTCATCTTACAGCCCACTCGTTCGACTCTCTCTATTAACGAAACTATCATCCCCTTGGTGACTGCCAACTCTACTACTGAAGCTACTTCTAGTAGCAGTGTCTCAGATACTCTAGATTTAACAGCGGTTCTCAAAGCTTTCCACACTATTTCAAGCGAAATTGAATTTGAAAAACTGCTTTCATCGTTACTGAAAATTATTATTGAAAATGCTGGAGCTGATAAATGTGTATTAATGTTGTGGCGAGACAGTCACTTGCTCATTAAAGGCTCAATTACCCAGGAAACACAGCCCGTTGTGTTGCAGAACATTCGGGTTGAAGAGAGTCAAAATATACCCCACAAACTCATTTACAAAGTCAAGCACAGTCATCAAACTGTTGTGTTGATGGATGCCACAGCAGATCCGATATTAGCCAATGACCCGTATATTGTGCGTCAACAGCCTCAAAGTATCTTGTGTAGTCCAATTTTACATCAGCGCAAGTTGATGGGCATTTTATATCTGGAAAATAGTTTAATCAGGGGGGCATTCACGAGCGATCGCGTCGAAATACTGAATTTAATTTGCGCTCAAGCTGCTATTTCTCTAGAAAATGCTCGACTTTATGAGTCTGCTCAGGAATATGCTCAAAAGTTAGAACAAGCACTCACTAATTTACAAAATGCCCAATTGCATATAGTTCAAAGTGAAAAAATGTCTGCGTTGGGTAATTTAGTCGCTGGCATTGCCCATGAAATGAATAATCCATTGGGCTTTATCTCTGCTACTCTGCAACAAACTAAACCCAATTTAGCTGACCTGACTGAACATCTCAAGCTCTATCAAGCAGCTCTTGAAAAACCTGGCGAGCAAATTCAAGACCATGCTGAAGAAGTTGATTTAGAGTATCTGTTAGCAGACTTACCGAAAACAATCGATGCAATGGTTATGGCGTGCGACAGATTGAAAAATATTAGCACTAGCCTGCGGATATTTTCCCGTGCTGACAAAGATTACAAAGTCCAGTTTAATATACATGAGGGCATTGACAGTACAATTTTAATTCTCAAGCATCGCCTCAAAGCTAACGAACATCGTCCAGCCATTGAAGTCATTACTAACTATGGCAATTTACCTTTAGTGAATTGTTTTCCTGGACAATTAAATCAAGTATTTATGAATGTTCTTGCTAATGCTATTGATGCGTTAGAAGAGATAAATATTGGGAAGAGTTTTGCAGAGATTCAAACTAATTCTAATCGCATCACAATCACGACATCAATCATAGATCGCCAATCCGTCAAAATATCAATTGCTGATAATGGCAAAGGTATGAGTGCAGAAGTCAAAGAAAAAATATTTGACCATTTATTTACGACTAAGGCGGTCGGTAAAGGGACGGGATTAGGATTAGCGATCGCCCGCCAGATTGTAGTGGAAAGACATGGTGGCAGCATTGAAGTGCAATCTGAGGTCAATCAGGGAACTGAATTTTCGATCCGATTGCCCATCCAGGGTTGA